A single Pseudomonadota bacterium DNA region contains:
- a CDS encoding SPASM domain-containing protein: protein MIDIHFYMRVYDLKKKIMAGEQFDREYVFEKLEEFRRKEPVIYNIETTNACNMKCEMCPRTTMMTRKVERLDNETFNKIADEIEPFSQEDWEAWQTFVEKNYRIDRNDMSENHYFLHVIPKVLQLHGYGDPLLDTELPKRIRRLTEKGLYSYFSCNPANIDVERNVEMFNNGLGFIKYSIESVDDFLHKKIRGDASNFEASFQKILQMLEAKRKYKFNTTIVITMLDLKRADQVAEFAKLKKAFTGQDVYIYLKSQDQQWYQDKYEGTNSIHWTEFCQFPWSSMTIKSNGEAAMCVEDFNNEIILGDTKKESLYDIWNGEKYAQFRRDQFELKKGIKCTSQCDMKLIGSLTAAMALSA from the coding sequence ATGATCGATATTCATTTTTATATGCGGGTTTATGACCTCAAAAAGAAAATCATGGCCGGTGAGCAGTTCGACCGGGAATACGTCTTCGAAAAACTCGAGGAATTCAGGAGAAAAGAGCCGGTCATCTACAATATCGAGACGACCAACGCCTGCAACATGAAGTGCGAGATGTGCCCGCGGACCACGATGATGACCAGGAAAGTCGAGAGACTGGACAATGAGACATTCAATAAAATTGCCGATGAAATAGAGCCTTTCTCACAAGAAGATTGGGAGGCGTGGCAGACTTTTGTCGAGAAGAATTACCGGATCGACCGGAATGACATGAGTGAAAACCATTATTTCCTCCATGTGATCCCGAAAGTCCTTCAGCTGCACGGCTATGGCGATCCTCTCCTTGATACCGAGTTGCCGAAGAGAATCAGGCGGCTCACCGAGAAGGGGCTCTATTCCTACTTCAGCTGCAACCCGGCGAATATCGATGTCGAGAGAAATGTCGAGATGTTCAACAACGGGCTCGGTTTCATCAAGTACTCGATTGAAAGCGTGGATGATTTCCTCCACAAGAAGATCAGGGGCGATGCCTCAAACTTTGAGGCGAGCTTCCAGAAGATCCTGCAGATGCTGGAGGCGAAGAGGAAATACAAATTCAACACCACGATCGTCATCACCATGCTCGACCTGAAACGGGCGGACCAGGTCGCGGAATTCGCCAAGCTTAAAAAAGCGTTTACCGGGCAGGATGTCTATATCTACCTGAAGAGCCAGGACCAGCAATGGTACCAGGATAAATACGAAGGGACCAATTCGATCCACTGGACCGAGTTCTGCCAGTTCCCGTGGTCATCGATGACCATCAAGTCAAACGGCGAAGCGGCCATGTGCGTTGAGGATTTCAATAACGAGATCATCCTCGGCGATACGAAAAAAGAGTCGCTTTACGATATCTGGAACGGCGAGAAGTACGCGCAATTCAGGCGGGACCAGTTCGAGCTCAAAAAAGGCATCAAGTGTACTTCCCAGTGTGACATGAAACTGATCGGCAGCCTCACCGCCGCAATGGCATTAAGTGCTTAA
- a CDS encoding AAA family ATPase encodes MNQPVLTFFNNKGGVGKTSLIYHLAWMYAGLRKRVVIVDLDPQANLTAAFLDEDKIEALWGKQGLGATIYQCVKPLTGVGDISEPILQKITTDLYLLPGDVNLSGYEDALSNEWPNSMGDNNLYRPMRILSSFWQVMQMAASKVQADVILVDIGPNLGAINRSVLIATDYVVIPLGADLFSLQGLKNLGPTLRSWKSLWQKRLENWQDNPEVESYPDFHLPKGKMQAIGYLCQQHSVRLDRPVMAYDKWVNRIPNVYREAVLSETVNSNVKQIDDPYCLATIKHYRSLIPMAQEHRKPIFNLTSADGAIGSHANAVQAAKKDFKELAEKIAKAIGISL; translated from the coding sequence ATGAATCAGCCCGTACTGACCTTTTTCAATAATAAAGGCGGGGTTGGAAAAACGTCTCTCATATATCACTTGGCATGGATGTATGCTGGCCTCCGAAAACGCGTTGTCATTGTTGATCTGGATCCGCAGGCCAACCTGACGGCGGCGTTTCTTGATGAGGATAAAATTGAAGCGCTTTGGGGCAAACAGGGGCTTGGCGCAACAATATATCAATGCGTTAAGCCGTTGACCGGTGTCGGCGATATATCAGAACCGATCCTGCAAAAGATAACGACGGATCTTTATTTACTTCCCGGCGATGTGAATCTGTCCGGATACGAAGATGCATTGTCGAATGAATGGCCCAACAGCATGGGGGACAATAATCTTTACCGTCCCATGCGCATCTTGAGTTCGTTTTGGCAAGTCATGCAAATGGCCGCATCGAAAGTGCAGGCTGATGTTATTCTGGTGGATATCGGTCCGAACCTGGGAGCGATCAATCGATCCGTCCTTATAGCCACAGACTATGTTGTGATTCCTCTCGGAGCTGATCTCTTCTCCTTGCAAGGTTTAAAAAATCTTGGCCCCACTTTGAGGAGTTGGAAAAGTCTGTGGCAAAAAAGGTTGGAAAACTGGCAAGATAATCCGGAGGTTGAGAGCTATCCGGATTTCCACCTCCCCAAAGGGAAGATGCAGGCAATCGGTTATCTCTGTCAGCAACATAGCGTGAGGCTTGACAGGCCTGTAATGGCATATGATAAATGGGTAAACCGCATCCCCAATGTCTATCGCGAAGCTGTACTCAGCGAAACTGTTAATTCGAACGTCAAACAAATTGATGATCCGTATTGTCTGGCCACGATCAAGCACTATCGTAGTTTGATCCCGATGGCTCAGGAGCACCGCAAACCAATATTTAACCTGACATCGGCGGATG
- a CDS encoding SDR family oxidoreductase — protein MAKEMLSVQGKTILVTGAFGLIGKEISRSFLANGARVVVAGHNPKQVSSVHDELAGEFAPEKFLVCELDVTDPASIDRCMAAGVDRFGTIEVLVNNAAIDAKFDQANKDKISTSCFENYPIDLLKKSVEVNLIGAVQMAQAACRQMLKQGHGNIINVASSYSLVAPNQHLYDYGDGEVKFKPVDYVVSKSFMPNFTRYLATFYARDNIRCNAIAPHGIFDGHDEKFLNNFSSLSPIGRMCDKSEISGPFIFLASDASSYMTGSVLVVDGGWTAW, from the coding sequence ATGGCAAAAGAGATGTTGTCGGTGCAGGGCAAAACAATTCTGGTGACCGGGGCCTTCGGCCTGATCGGCAAGGAGATCAGCCGGAGTTTTCTGGCGAACGGGGCCAGGGTGGTCGTCGCCGGGCACAATCCGAAACAGGTGTCATCCGTGCATGATGAACTTGCCGGTGAGTTTGCGCCGGAAAAATTTCTGGTCTGCGAGCTGGATGTGACCGATCCCGCGAGTATCGATCGGTGCATGGCGGCCGGGGTCGATCGGTTCGGTACAATTGAGGTGCTGGTCAACAACGCGGCGATCGATGCCAAGTTCGACCAGGCGAACAAGGACAAGATCTCCACCAGCTGCTTTGAAAACTATCCCATCGACCTGCTTAAAAAATCGGTGGAAGTGAATCTGATCGGCGCGGTCCAGATGGCGCAGGCGGCCTGCCGGCAGATGCTTAAACAAGGTCACGGCAATATCATTAACGTCGCATCCTCCTATTCCCTGGTGGCACCGAATCAGCATCTCTACGATTACGGGGACGGGGAAGTGAAGTTCAAGCCGGTGGATTACGTGGTGAGCAAGTCCTTCATGCCCAACTTCACCAGGTATCTCGCCACCTTTTACGCCCGCGACAATATCCGCTGCAACGCGATCGCGCCCCATGGGATTTTTGACGGCCATGATGAGAAATTTTTGAATAATTTCAGTTCGTTATCTCCGATCGGCAGGATGTGCGACAAGTCGGAGATCAGCGGCCCCTTTATTTTTCTGGCCTCGGACGCCTCCAGCTATATGACCGGGTCGGTATTGGTAGTCGATGGAGGCTGGACGGCCTGGTAA
- a CDS encoding putative DNA binding domain-containing protein, producing the protein MKKFTARELETLLGDTESDRVERKESFKGDAPKKARQAVCAFSNDLPNHNDAGVLFVGVRDNGEPSGLQVTDQLLLSLADMKTDGNILPLPVLSVEKRVLKGAEMAVVTVMPSDMPPVKFEGRIWVRTGPRRSIANEQEERILIEKRRYKNLPFDIFPVPSAKITDLSKSIFENEYLPSAFASDVLEENNRSYEERLASCRMIVSPNDPTPTVLGLLSIGKTPQDFLPGAFIQFLRIDGIELADPVVDEENISGVLPEMLRRAEEKLKAHNRTAVDIVSTATHQVEMPYPPAAIQQILYNAVLHRTYESTNAPVRLYWFNDRIEINSPGGPYGNVTSENFGKPGITDYRNPNIGDVLKTFGYIQAFGRGIAIARREMEKNGNPGIDFETNQNAVVCTLRGKV; encoded by the coding sequence ATGAAAAAATTTACCGCCCGAGAACTTGAAACATTACTTGGAGATACTGAATCCGACCGTGTTGAGCGCAAAGAAAGTTTTAAGGGTGACGCACCCAAAAAAGCTCGACAAGCGGTCTGTGCATTTTCTAATGATTTGCCGAATCACAATGATGCCGGTGTCCTCTTTGTCGGTGTAAGGGATAACGGAGAGCCATCGGGGCTTCAAGTTACAGACCAATTACTTCTGTCCTTAGCCGACATGAAAACTGACGGAAACATTCTCCCTCTTCCTGTCCTTTCAGTGGAAAAACGAGTCCTGAAGGGGGCTGAAATGGCTGTGGTAACGGTCATGCCGTCTGATATGCCGCCAGTAAAATTCGAAGGAAGGATCTGGGTTCGTACCGGCCCCCGTCGTTCAATAGCTAATGAACAGGAAGAAAGAATCCTGATTGAGAAAAGAAGATACAAAAACCTGCCGTTTGATATTTTTCCTGTCCCGTCAGCGAAGATCACTGATCTTTCCAAATCGATTTTTGAAAATGAATATCTTCCTTCGGCATTTGCATCAGATGTTCTGGAAGAAAACAATCGCTCCTATGAAGAGCGCTTGGCATCATGCAGGATGATCGTTTCTCCTAACGATCCAACACCCACTGTATTGGGCCTTTTGTCAATCGGCAAAACACCCCAGGATTTTTTACCAGGCGCATTTATTCAATTTTTACGAATTGACGGAATTGAACTGGCCGACCCGGTGGTTGACGAAGAAAACATAAGCGGAGTGCTTCCTGAGATGCTCCGTCGTGCTGAGGAAAAGTTGAAGGCGCATAATAGGACGGCTGTCGACATAGTATCAACCGCAACCCATCAGGTTGAAATGCCTTATCCGCCGGCAGCAATTCAGCAGATTCTGTATAACGCCGTATTGCATCGCACCTACGAAAGCACCAATGCTCCCGTTCGACTGTACTGGTTTAATGACCGAATCGAGATCAACAGTCCCGGTGGTCCATATGGCAATGTAACCAGTGAGAACTTCGGGAAGCCAGGGATAACAGACTATCGTAATCCCAACATCGGTGATGTTTTGAAAACTTTCGGGTATATCCAGGCATTTGGAAGAGGCATTGCCATAGCAAGAAGAGAGATGGAAAAGAATGGTAATCCCGGAATAGACTTTGAAACCAACCAAAATGCAGTTGTATGCACATTAAGAGGGAAAGTATGA
- a CDS encoding B12-binding domain-containing radical SAM protein, with protein sequence MKRKGKVLFIVHDVYQEDNQFPLGVAYMAAVLRQHGAEVTVCCQDIYHYTNEELAEKYLVNQKYDLIGIGFLAARFKETVVGLCETVDRYRNGAKIIFGGHGPSSEPEYVLANSAADIVAIGEAEATMVDLLETIVEGGDLADVRGIVFKDGDGAIHVNDRRKPIMKIDEIPFPAWDLFPMEIYTTNMQYHLQDDDEKAIQILTGRGCVNRCTFCYRMEKGVRFRSIDNVLTEMKRLYEEYGVTYFAIQDEVFIASVARLREFVAGLEEYGLLGRIKYNINAGIRANIATDELATLLKNSGCCYVNVGFESVTQECLDDFKKNTTVTDNFTTATLMKKHGVPMGINFIWGIMSDNAETLQKSVDFIKKFQSYNELRTIRPITPFPGCELYEYAIAKGLLKGPEDFFEKFRNSDLLTVNFTSIPDQEFYKMLLKANRELILDYYNHTSGDLVEARRMIERFENLYFKGEVKFRGARHFESKKFKKAV encoded by the coding sequence ATGAAACGTAAAGGCAAGGTGTTGTTTATCGTTCATGATGTGTATCAAGAGGACAACCAGTTCCCGCTCGGTGTTGCCTATATGGCTGCCGTGCTCCGGCAGCATGGCGCCGAGGTGACGGTCTGCTGTCAGGATATCTATCACTACACCAACGAGGAGTTGGCCGAAAAATATCTGGTCAATCAGAAGTACGATTTGATCGGAATCGGCTTTCTGGCGGCAAGATTCAAGGAGACCGTGGTCGGCCTTTGCGAAACGGTGGACCGCTACCGGAACGGCGCGAAGATCATCTTCGGCGGGCACGGCCCTTCTTCCGAACCGGAATATGTGCTGGCGAATTCGGCTGCCGATATCGTTGCGATTGGTGAGGCGGAAGCGACCATGGTTGATCTGCTTGAAACCATTGTCGAGGGCGGCGATCTTGCCGATGTCCGGGGGATCGTCTTCAAGGATGGGGATGGCGCTATCCACGTGAATGATCGCCGGAAACCGATCATGAAAATCGATGAGATCCCTTTTCCCGCCTGGGACCTGTTCCCGATGGAGATCTACACCACCAATATGCAGTACCATCTGCAGGACGACGACGAAAAGGCGATCCAGATTCTGACCGGCCGGGGTTGTGTGAACCGCTGCACCTTCTGCTATCGGATGGAGAAGGGGGTGCGCTTCCGGAGCATCGACAATGTCCTGACCGAGATGAAGCGGCTGTATGAAGAGTACGGCGTCACCTACTTTGCCATCCAGGACGAGGTGTTTATCGCAAGCGTTGCCAGGCTCCGCGAATTCGTGGCCGGGCTAGAAGAATACGGTCTGCTCGGCAGGATCAAATACAATATCAACGCCGGGATCAGGGCGAACATCGCCACCGATGAGCTGGCGACGTTGCTGAAGAACTCGGGCTGCTGCTACGTGAACGTCGGTTTCGAGTCGGTCACCCAGGAATGCCTCGATGATTTCAAGAAGAACACCACCGTGACCGACAACTTCACTACCGCCACCCTGATGAAGAAGCACGGAGTGCCGATGGGCATCAACTTCATCTGGGGGATCATGAGCGACAACGCGGAGACCCTGCAGAAGAGTGTTGATTTCATCAAGAAATTCCAGAGTTACAATGAGTTGCGGACGATCAGGCCGATCACCCCGTTTCCCGGTTGTGAATTATATGAGTACGCAATCGCCAAGGGACTTCTGAAGGGGCCGGAGGACTTTTTCGAAAAATTCAGAAACTCCGACCTTTTAACGGTCAACTTCACTTCCATCCCGGATCAGGAATTCTATAAAATGCTGCTCAAGGCCAACCGGGAGCTGATCCTCGATTATTACAATCATACCAGCGGTGATCTGGTAGAGGCCCGGCGGATGATCGAAAGGTTCGAGAATCTGTACTTCAAGGGCGAGGTAAAGTTCCGGGGCGCCCGGCATTTCGAAAGCAAGAAATTTAAAAAAGCCGTCTGA
- a CDS encoding N-acetylneuraminate synthase family protein, which produces MIIDRNFSDYIVFSEDCISRALKKIGRNEHRFIIAVSQSGILEGIMTDGDFRRWIVQQEEVCLTRKVEVAINRKYDFAYITDSPDTIKRRLKGKIEVLPLVDKQHRLVAIARKREPNLFIGDFRLNETSPVFVIAEIGNNHNGSLKVARRMIDAAIASGADCVKFQMRDMETLYKNNGRADDESADLGAQYTLDLLARFQLSTEEMYQAFDYCKEKGVLPLCTPFDLVSLRNLENYGMVAYKLASADLTNHDLLKALAETGKPLLCSTGMSTESEIVEAVDLLKFYGAQFVLLLCNSTYPAPFKDINLNYLDRLKEIGGCLVGYSGHERGMSIPIAAVSRGAKVIEKHFTLDRDQEGNDHKVSLLPDEFSSMVTCLREVEQAMGSKEERKITQGEMMNREVLGKSLIINCDLRAGEIITREMIEVKSPGNGISPYRKNELVGSRAKHDFAAGDFFFPSDVVVEGEEIAPREYHFDRPFGIPVRYHDLNEMLPLSNFDLVEFHLSYKDMLIDIDEVFKRPFALDLVLHSPELFAGDHILDLCSFDEKYRQRSLKELQEVINITRKLKKYFPKTERPLIIVNVGGATQHAHLKPDVRRKYYEKLAQSFSELDMAGVELIPQTMPPFPWHFGGQRYQNLFMDPVETAEFCKAHDMRVCLDLSHSKLACNYFKWSFSEFIEIVGPYTAHLHVVDAEGLDSEGLQIGEGDIDFFSLARELREYSPDASFIPEIWQGHKNSGEGFWLALDRLEQWFSREQVKRYAA; this is translated from the coding sequence ATGATCATCGACAGGAATTTTTCCGACTATATCGTCTTTTCGGAAGACTGTATCTCGCGGGCGTTGAAAAAGATCGGCCGTAATGAGCACCGCTTTATCATTGCGGTCAGCCAGTCCGGCATCCTGGAAGGGATCATGACCGACGGTGATTTCCGCCGCTGGATCGTCCAGCAGGAAGAGGTCTGCCTGACCCGGAAGGTTGAGGTGGCGATCAACCGAAAGTATGACTTCGCCTACATCACCGATTCGCCCGACACCATCAAGCGGCGCCTCAAGGGCAAGATCGAGGTGCTGCCGCTGGTGGACAAACAGCACCGCCTGGTCGCCATTGCCCGGAAGCGGGAGCCGAACCTGTTCATCGGTGATTTCCGTTTGAACGAGACTTCTCCGGTATTCGTGATTGCGGAAATCGGCAACAATCACAATGGCAGCCTGAAAGTCGCGAGGCGGATGATTGATGCGGCCATCGCCTCCGGCGCCGATTGCGTGAAATTCCAGATGCGTGACATGGAAACGCTCTATAAAAACAACGGCCGGGCCGATGATGAGAGCGCCGATCTGGGCGCCCAGTACACCCTCGACCTTCTGGCCAGGTTCCAGTTGAGCACCGAGGAAATGTATCAGGCCTTCGACTACTGCAAGGAAAAAGGGGTTCTGCCCCTCTGCACTCCCTTCGATCTGGTCAGTCTGCGGAATCTGGAAAATTACGGAATGGTCGCTTACAAGCTGGCCTCGGCGGACCTGACCAATCACGATCTTTTGAAAGCGTTGGCCGAAACCGGCAAACCGCTTCTCTGCTCCACCGGAATGTCGACGGAGAGTGAGATCGTCGAAGCCGTTGATCTGCTGAAGTTCTACGGCGCCCAGTTTGTCCTCTTGCTCTGCAATTCAACCTATCCCGCCCCGTTCAAGGACATCAATCTCAATTATCTGGACCGCTTGAAAGAGATCGGTGGGTGCCTGGTCGGGTATTCCGGCCATGAGCGGGGCATGTCGATCCCCATCGCCGCAGTCAGTCGCGGGGCCAAGGTCATCGAGAAGCATTTCACCCTGGACCGCGACCAGGAGGGAAATGACCATAAAGTGAGTCTGCTGCCGGATGAATTTTCCAGCATGGTCACCTGCCTCCGGGAAGTCGAGCAGGCCATGGGCAGCAAGGAAGAACGGAAGATCACCCAAGGCGAGATGATGAACCGGGAGGTCCTCGGCAAGAGTCTGATCATCAACTGCGACCTGCGGGCTGGTGAGATCATCACCCGGGAAATGATCGAGGTCAAAAGCCCCGGAAACGGCATCTCTCCCTATCGCAAAAACGAACTCGTCGGCTCCAGGGCGAAGCACGATTTTGCGGCCGGGGATTTCTTCTTCCCCTCCGATGTGGTTGTTGAAGGGGAGGAGATCGCGCCGCGGGAGTATCATTTCGACCGGCCTTTCGGTATTCCCGTCCGCTATCATGACCTGAACGAGATGCTGCCCCTGAGTAACTTCGATCTGGTGGAATTTCATCTCAGTTACAAGGACATGCTGATCGATATCGATGAGGTCTTCAAAAGGCCTTTTGCCCTTGATCTGGTGCTCCACAGCCCGGAACTCTTTGCCGGCGACCATATTCTCGATCTGTGCTCTTTTGACGAAAAGTATCGGCAGCGTTCTCTTAAAGAGCTGCAGGAGGTCATCAATATCACCCGGAAGCTTAAAAAATATTTCCCCAAGACCGAGCGCCCCCTGATCATCGTCAATGTCGGCGGTGCGACCCAGCACGCGCACCTCAAACCCGATGTGCGGCGGAAATACTATGAGAAGCTCGCGCAGAGTTTCTCCGAGCTCGATATGGCAGGGGTGGAGCTGATCCCGCAGACCATGCCGCCTTTCCCGTGGCATTTCGGCGGGCAGCGATACCAGAACCTTTTCATGGACCCCGTGGAGACCGCCGAATTCTGCAAGGCTCACGATATGCGGGTCTGCCTTGATCTGTCGCATTCAAAACTGGCCTGCAACTATTTCAAATGGTCTTTTTCCGAATTTATCGAAATCGTCGGCCCCTATACCGCGCATCTCCATGTTGTGGATGCGGAAGGCCTCGACAGCGAAGGGCTGCAGATCGGCGAGGGTGATATCGACTTCTTTTCCCTGGCCCGGGAGCTCAGGGAGTACTCGCCGGACGCGTCATTCATCCCGGAAATCTGGCAGGGACATAAAAACAGCGGCGAAGGGTTCTGGCTGGCCCTGGACCGCCTGGAGCAGTGGTTTTCCCGGGAGCAGGTCAAAAGGTATGCTGCCTGA
- a CDS encoding class I SAM-dependent methyltransferase, translating into MFAAEKLHKEPACYLCGCGDCRIRPGSVRDNPDLDVYECKECGLVFLSSFDHAVGEFYEDSGMHGEEPLDIGQWIAQTKDDDERRFRALQSSLKGKSILDFGCGTGGFLLRARSVAEKVYGVELERRLQQYFRVNDLAVFENVEAIAKGAEGLRFDVITMFHVLEHLPDPKSMLSCLAELLTDKGELIIEVPHADDALLSLYECESFSHFTYWSCHLYLFTVKTLELLVGQAGIKLNYIKQVQRYPISNHLYWLAKGKPGGHKEWGFLDSPELQAAYEKQLAAAGKCDTLVMSVSRQS; encoded by the coding sequence ATGTTTGCCGCCGAAAAACTTCATAAAGAACCTGCCTGCTACTTGTGCGGATGCGGAGATTGCCGGATCCGGCCGGGCAGCGTGCGGGACAATCCTGATCTCGACGTCTATGAATGTAAGGAATGCGGGCTGGTATTTCTTTCTTCCTTCGATCATGCGGTCGGGGAGTTTTATGAAGATTCCGGAATGCATGGCGAAGAGCCCCTCGATATCGGGCAATGGATCGCCCAGACCAAAGATGATGATGAGAGACGGTTTCGTGCCCTGCAGTCTTCTCTGAAGGGCAAGTCGATTCTTGATTTCGGTTGCGGGACCGGCGGGTTTCTGCTGCGGGCCCGGTCCGTTGCCGAAAAAGTCTATGGGGTCGAGCTTGAAAGGCGGCTGCAGCAATATTTCCGGGTCAATGACCTTGCGGTGTTCGAGAATGTTGAAGCGATTGCCAAAGGTGCTGAAGGTTTGCGGTTCGATGTCATTACCATGTTTCATGTACTGGAGCATCTGCCCGATCCGAAAAGCATGTTGTCTTGTCTTGCGGAGCTGTTGACGGACAAAGGGGAGCTGATCATTGAAGTCCCTCATGCCGATGATGCGCTCCTCTCCCTTTACGAATGCGAATCGTTTTCCCATTTCACCTACTGGAGCTGTCACCTGTACCTGTTTACGGTCAAAACCCTGGAACTGCTGGTCGGGCAGGCCGGGATTAAGCTGAATTACATAAAACAGGTGCAGCGCTATCCTATAAGCAATCATCTCTACTGGCTGGCCAAAGGCAAGCCGGGCGGGCACAAGGAATGGGGTTTTCTCGATTCTCCGGAGCTGCAGGCCGCTTATGAGAAGCAACTGGCCGCAGCGGGAAAATGCGACACTCTGGTGATGAGTGTGTCTCGACAGTCATAA
- a CDS encoding acylneuraminate cytidylyltransferase family protein, translating to MKTIAFIPARCGSKSIPLKNIKLFCGKPLIYWSLKAVSDVETVDEVYVATDCEEIKSVVEGFGLPKVKIYLREEENARDQSSTESVVLEFFKNHGGDDGDTFLLIQATNPLTQSSDFRNALMLYRQQGADSLLSCARLKIFLWNSNGTPINYDFNNRPRRQEVNGELMENGAFYISSVGKIREAKNRLSGKIAIYEMPDYTAIDIDDQDDWVVGEMLMNKYILKQE from the coding sequence ATGAAAACCATAGCTTTCATACCCGCCCGATGCGGGAGCAAGTCCATTCCTTTGAAAAACATCAAACTGTTCTGTGGCAAACCCCTGATTTACTGGTCCCTGAAAGCGGTGTCGGATGTTGAGACGGTCGATGAAGTGTATGTGGCGACCGATTGTGAAGAGATCAAAAGTGTGGTCGAGGGATTCGGGCTTCCGAAGGTGAAGATATACCTGCGGGAGGAGGAGAATGCCCGGGACCAGTCGTCAACGGAAAGTGTGGTGCTTGAATTCTTCAAGAATCACGGGGGTGATGATGGTGATACCTTTCTCTTGATCCAGGCAACCAACCCGCTCACCCAAAGCTCTGATTTCAGAAACGCCCTTATGCTCTACCGGCAGCAGGGCGCTGATTCCCTGCTCTCCTGCGCACGGCTGAAGATCTTTCTTTGGAACAGTAACGGCACGCCGATCAATTACGATTTTAATAATCGCCCCCGGCGCCAGGAAGTGAATGGGGAGCTGATGGAGAACGGCGCTTTTTATATCAGCTCGGTGGGAAAGATCCGGGAGGCGAAGAACCGGCTTTCCGGGAAAATAGCCATTTACGAGATGCCTGATTACACCGCCATCGATATCGACGACCAGGACGACTGGGTGGTCGGCGAGATGCTGATGAACAAATACATACTCAAACAAGAATAG